The Monomorium pharaonis isolate MP-MQ-018 chromosome 5, ASM1337386v2, whole genome shotgun sequence genome includes a window with the following:
- the LOC118645677 gene encoding uncharacterized protein LOC118645677, giving the protein MPKHKSKKKHSSRRSRDDARSRRDSSQDSYRYRPRESSRERSLSQHKEVRASREDSRRFSSSGHRSSSRNSSSRRSPSNENLLDMLDCIRNLVAQRGSEHNLLQSQATISSSVATRGPRALTMEIATLAGETPTTALPASPPAFEHTEEEQTVAQADRGVVPVRPSDEEGLPTKGAVAFADPPVTTVSEAQIQDTPEVALAKELFGDAQSSQATLTCNPLIMQAIQSTSRKGLTEEVRNSLLSKYDTKDEFAGLAPPKLNKELLAALTSSVIKRDEFQSRSQSQVGSCLRALASGMSVLLSTEMFQSSQEAKPALVLFSDSIHLLADHYFRLSLARRAFTKPSLNMVGKNAAESAPIDDCLFGQDFSQTLKAAQACEKAGREAVKTSAPLGKKSLQPVRQQTQPRRAQPSAPIRSGNQRAPARPSTARRSGARHYKSRQHRSQSRSRSRHHN; this is encoded by the exons ATGCCGAAGCATAAGAGCAAGAAAAAACACTCATCCAGACGCTCGAGAGACGACGCCCGTTCGCGCAGAGATTCCTCTCAGGATTCCTATAGATATAGGCCTCGAGAAAGCTCTCGTGAGAGATCTCTTTCCCAGCACAAGGAGGTAAGAGCGTCGCGCGAAGATTCTCGTCGTTTCAGTTCCTCCGGCCATCGAAGCTCCTCGAGGAATTCCTCGTCTCGTCGATCCCCTTCGAATGAGAATTTACTCGACATGCTCGATTGCATACGGAATTTAGTCGCACAGCGAGGCAGCGAACATAACCTCCTCCAGTCACAGGCGACTATCTCCTCCTCTGTTGCGACGCGTGGTCCGAGGGCATTGACCATGGAGATAGCCACGCTTGCGGGGGAAACGCCAACAACGGCTTTACCGGCTTCTCCACCTGCCTTTGAGCACACTGAGGAGGAACAGACGGTCGCTCAAGCAGACCGCGGCGTTGTACCAG tCCGGCCTTCAGACGAAGAGGGGCTTCCAACTAAGGGGGCGGTAGCCTTCGCCGACCCTCCGGTTACTACAGTCTCTGAGGCTCAGATTCAAGATACCCCGGAGGTCGCGTTGGCTAAAGAGCTGTTCGGCGACGCCCAATCGTCACAGGCAACTTTGACCTGCAACCCGTTAATTATGCAGGCGATCCAGTCCACATCCCGGAAGGGCCTTACCGAGGAAGTTCGCAACAGCCTTCTTTCCAAGTATGATACCAAGGACGAATTCGCCGGATTAGCTCCACCCAAGCTAAACAAGGAATTGCTGGCCGCATTGACCTCCTCTGTCATCAAACGTGACGAGTTCCAATCGCGCTCTCAGTCACAGGTTGGATCGTGCCTCCGAGCCCTCGCCTCAGGCATGTCGGTCCTCCTCAGCACGGAAATGTTTCAGTCGTCGCAAGAAGCCAAGCCGGCACTAGTCCTCTTTTCGGACAGCATCCACCTTCTCGCGGACCATTATTTTCGgctctcgctcgctcgaaGAGCTTTCACGAAGCCGTCTCTCAATATGGTCGGCAAGAATGCCGCGGAATCAGCTCCGATCGACGATTGCCTTTTCGGTCAAGATTTTTCGCAGACCCTGAAGGCGGCTCAGGCCTGTGAGAAGGCAGGTCGGGAGGCAGTCAAAACGTCCGCACCGTTGGGGAAGAAATCTTTACAGCCTGTGCGCCAGCAGACTCAGCCGCGGCGTGCTCAACCTTCCGCACCTATCAGGTCGGGAAACCAGAGAGCTCCCGCCCGCCCATCGACGGCCCGCAGGTCGGGAGCTCGCCACTACAAGAGCCGTCAGCACCGCTCACAATCCAGATCCCGCTCCAGGCATCACAACTAA